Genomic segment of Psychrobacter sanguinis:
TTGTGTCTAGGATAGCTGACTGTAGAGAAGCGGCTCTTTAAAAGAGGGTCTTAACCAGTTTTAATCCCCTAACCACATTGGCTAAAACAGGCCAATTATAACAGAATTTATTGTGCTGTATTTTAGTCCCTGCTATCCAAGCTTATGGCAATATAGTGGCGTACTGCCTATCAAAACAACACAACGTTAAACAAAATTGGGGTAATAGGTAACATTGTTAACTTAATCACGTATAATGGCCTTCTATTATAGACCAGTAACCCGTATTTATGAAAAAACTCTCCTCAAATACGCTTAATAACCTACGCGATCGCATCCATATTATTATTGAAGGGACCGATACGCCTTTAGGTAAATTGTTCGATATTGTGCTATTGATAGCCATTGCCGCCAGTGTGGCTGTGGTGATGTTGGACAGTGTGCTGTATCTGCGTCTGCAATTTGGCACGGTATTCTTCTACGCCGAATGGTTCTTCACCATTTTGTTTACCATAGAATATCTGCTTCGCCTTTTTTCAGCGCCCAATCGTGTACGCTACGCCTTTAGCTTCTTTGGGGTAGTGGATTTGTTGTCGGTACTGCCCAGTTATTTAAGTCTGATATTTGGCGGCGTGCAGTACTTAATCGTGGTGCGTATTTTACGTATTCTGCGTGTGTTCCGAGTCCTTAAACTCAAGTCTTATATGCAGCAGGCAGGCTTCTTGGCCTCAGCACTTAGGACCAGTCAGCAGAAGATTACCGTATTCTTCTTATCATTAGTGCTGCTGGTTATGATCTTCGGTTCGGTTATCTACGTGGTAGAAGGTCCGGAAAATGGTTTTACCAGTATTCCGGTATCTATCTACTGGGCGACGGTAACCC
This window contains:
- a CDS encoding ion transporter — encoded protein: MKKLSSNTLNNLRDRIHIIIEGTDTPLGKLFDIVLLIAIAASVAVVMLDSVLYLRLQFGTVFFYAEWFFTILFTIEYLLRLFSAPNRVRYAFSFFGVVDLLSVLPSYLSLIFGGVQYLIVVRILRILRVFRVLKLKSYMQQAGFLASALRTSQQKITVFFLSLVLLVMIFGSVIYVVEGPENGFTSIPVSIYWATVTLTTVGYGDMSPKTPLGQFIATMVMMTGYSIIAVPTGIFTSELAKSMRPQLHPVTCPNCGKFGHAAGAQFCDRCGHDLHI